One genomic segment of Occultella kanbiaonis includes these proteins:
- a CDS encoding ABC transporter permease, with protein sequence MPRYLLARVGQAVLVLWAAFTITFLILYALPGDAVSLLLGEDGENNLTAEQLDAVRVQYGLDLPLYQQYLNRLGGLLTGDLGMSYASNRPVADLIAEAIPQTAQIAFAGLALGVTLGAAIAIAATYTRFAWLSRLLTAIPPLGVAVPSFWLGLMLLQVVSFRYGLLPAMGNEGLASIVLPAITLAIPNAATVAQLLNKGLETTLGQPYIETARAKGASRRRVHLRHALRNAALPTLTLAGLMVGGVLGGSVVTETVFSRAGLGRLTATSVSARDVPTVLGIVVIAAAVYVVVNLIVDLVYPLVDPRVVTTRRRTPIGRATTAIPTPEGAST encoded by the coding sequence ATGCCCCGATACCTCCTTGCCCGCGTGGGGCAGGCCGTTCTCGTCCTCTGGGCGGCCTTCACCATCACGTTCCTGATCCTGTATGCCCTGCCGGGCGACGCCGTGTCCCTGCTGCTCGGTGAGGACGGGGAGAACAACCTGACCGCCGAGCAGCTCGACGCGGTCCGGGTGCAGTACGGGCTCGACCTGCCGCTGTACCAGCAGTACCTGAACCGGCTCGGCGGGCTGCTCACCGGGGACCTCGGCATGTCCTATGCGAGCAACCGCCCGGTCGCCGACCTCATCGCCGAGGCGATCCCGCAGACGGCCCAGATCGCGTTCGCGGGCCTCGCGCTCGGGGTGACCCTCGGCGCCGCGATCGCGATCGCGGCGACCTACACCCGGTTCGCCTGGCTGAGTCGCCTGTTGACGGCGATCCCGCCGCTCGGCGTGGCGGTGCCCTCGTTCTGGCTCGGGCTGATGCTCCTGCAGGTGGTCTCGTTCCGGTACGGGCTCCTCCCGGCGATGGGTAACGAGGGCCTCGCGAGCATCGTGCTGCCCGCGATCACGCTCGCCATCCCGAACGCGGCCACGGTGGCGCAACTGCTCAACAAGGGCCTGGAGACCACGCTCGGCCAGCCCTACATCGAGACCGCGAGGGCCAAGGGGGCATCCCGGCGGCGCGTCCACCTGCGCCACGCGTTGCGCAATGCGGCGCTGCCCACCCTCACCCTGGCCGGACTGATGGTCGGTGGTGTGCTCGGCGGCTCGGTGGTCACCGAGACCGTGTTCTCCCGGGCCGGTCTCGGTCGGCTGACCGCCACGTCCGTGAGCGCCCGGGACGTGCCCACGGTGCTCGGGATCGTGGTGATCGCGGCCGCCGTGTACGTCGTCGTGAACCTGATCGTGGACCTCGTCTATCCACTCGTGGACCCACGCGTCGTGACCACCCGCCGCCGCACTCCGATCGGCCGTGCCACCACCGCCATCCCGACTCCAGAGGGAGCATCGACATGA
- a CDS encoding carboxymuconolactone decarboxylase family protein — protein sequence MTARLIVSELASAAYKAMVRLDTVAGSSDLPQPLQELVRVRASQINGCAYCVDQHSADAKKAGVADNRLWAVATWREAPCFDDAERAALDLTESMTRLSEGGDRVADGVWEAARAQFGDEDLAALIMLITMINAWNRIGVTTRMVPESFADAA from the coding sequence ATGACCGCACGACTGATCGTCTCCGAGCTGGCCTCGGCCGCCTACAAGGCGATGGTCCGGCTCGACACCGTGGCCGGCTCGAGCGACCTGCCCCAGCCGCTGCAGGAGCTGGTGCGCGTGCGCGCGAGTCAGATCAACGGATGCGCCTACTGCGTGGACCAGCACAGCGCCGACGCCAAGAAGGCGGGCGTCGCGGACAACCGGCTCTGGGCCGTCGCGACCTGGCGCGAGGCGCCGTGCTTCGATGATGCCGAACGTGCCGCACTCGACCTGACGGAGTCGATGACCCGGCTGAGCGAAGGGGGCGACCGGGTGGCCGACGGCGTGTGGGAGGCCGCCAGGGCACAGTTCGGTGACGAGGATCTCGCCGCCCTGATCATGCTGATCACGATGATCAACGCCTGGAACCGGATCGGTGTGACCACGCGGATGGTGCCGGAGTCGTTCGCCGACGCCGCCTGA
- a CDS encoding PLP-dependent aminotransferase family protein, whose translation MELHISLEGHPTVVGAIYRGVLEAIRDGRIPGGRRLPPTRQLASDLGVSRNSVAGAYERLTAEGYLEARVGSGTYVRAAPPPRTTVTPRRREPGLRPLAVWSRIPAGMPRVGSNPRFDFSVGMPDGDLFPLATWRRLLSRELRVTNLDLGRYAAPSGVRPLRAAIARHVGASRAVRAAPDDIMVTNGAQQALDLIGRVMVGPGDVVAVEEPGYPPARRVFEALGARVIGVGVDGEGLMVDALPARARLVYVTPSHQFPLGAVMSLARRQALLRWAREVGATIVEDDYDSEYRYAARPLDPLQSLDPDGHTVYVGSFSKTLSPALRLGFVVAPEALRGPLQIARSLADWHGNPITELALARFIEDGELAAHLRRTTRVYADRRAGLLDALAAWPPGRLAVIPSVAGLHVAARLGAGVDAPTVAARARAAGIAVHPISHFAADPATPDGLVLGYGVIDAERIGPGLQRLARLIDDSVEG comes from the coding sequence ATGGAACTCCACATCAGCCTCGAGGGGCACCCCACGGTCGTCGGCGCGATCTACCGTGGCGTCCTCGAGGCGATCCGGGACGGCCGGATCCCTGGCGGGCGGCGGCTGCCGCCGACGCGCCAGCTCGCCTCGGACCTCGGCGTCTCCCGTAACTCGGTGGCGGGCGCGTACGAGCGGCTGACCGCGGAGGGCTACCTCGAGGCGCGGGTCGGATCGGGGACGTATGTGCGCGCGGCACCCCCGCCGCGCACGACCGTGACACCCCGCCGCCGCGAGCCCGGGTTGCGCCCGCTGGCGGTCTGGTCCCGGATCCCGGCGGGGATGCCTCGGGTGGGATCGAACCCGCGGTTCGACTTCTCGGTCGGGATGCCCGACGGCGACCTGTTCCCGCTCGCGACCTGGCGGCGCCTGCTCTCCCGCGAACTCCGGGTGACGAACCTCGACCTGGGTCGCTACGCCGCGCCGTCGGGCGTACGACCCCTGCGGGCCGCGATCGCGCGGCACGTGGGTGCCTCCCGTGCCGTCCGTGCCGCGCCGGACGACATCATGGTCACGAACGGCGCCCAGCAGGCGCTCGACCTGATCGGCCGGGTGATGGTCGGCCCGGGCGACGTGGTCGCCGTGGAGGAACCGGGCTACCCGCCCGCGCGGCGCGTCTTCGAGGCACTCGGCGCCCGCGTGATCGGCGTCGGGGTGGACGGCGAGGGCCTGATGGTGGACGCACTCCCGGCCCGCGCCCGGCTGGTGTACGTGACGCCGTCGCACCAGTTCCCCCTCGGCGCGGTGATGTCGCTGGCCCGCCGGCAGGCGCTGCTGCGCTGGGCGCGGGAGGTCGGCGCGACCATCGTCGAGGACGACTACGACTCCGAGTACCGGTACGCCGCCCGTCCGCTCGACCCGTTGCAGAGCCTGGACCCGGACGGGCACACCGTGTATGTCGGCTCGTTCTCCAAGACCCTCTCCCCCGCGCTTCGACTGGGCTTCGTCGTCGCCCCGGAGGCGCTGCGCGGACCGCTCCAGATCGCCCGGTCACTGGCCGACTGGCACGGGAACCCGATCACCGAGCTCGCCCTGGCCCGGTTCATCGAGGACGGGGAACTGGCCGCGCACCTGCGGCGGACCACCCGGGTCTACGCGGACCGCCGGGCCGGCCTCCTGGACGCGCTCGCGGCCTGGCCACCGGGGCGGCTCGCGGTGATCCCGTCCGTGGCGGGCCTGCACGTGGCTGCGCGGCTCGGCGCCGGCGTGGATGCTCCGACGGTCGCCGCCCGGGCCCGGGCGGCCGGGATCGCGGTGCACCCGATCTCGCACTTCGCCGCCGACCCGGCCACACCGGACGGACTCGTGCTCGGCTACGGCGTGATCGACGCGGAGCGGATCGGACCTGGCCTGCAGCGGCTCGCCCGGCTCATCGACGACTCCGTCGAAGGCTGA
- a CDS encoding BP74-related protein, with protein sequence MRDDPGVNAPWTWHIDPASLEFADQTIEVCEACPRMSRTGSSPPRTTAPGRHASSRSTEPDASRDVHGDGVDPVAHP encoded by the coding sequence GTGCGCGACGACCCCGGGGTGAACGCGCCGTGGACCTGGCACATCGACCCGGCGAGCCTGGAGTTCGCCGACCAGACGATCGAGGTCTGCGAGGCATGCCCTCGCATGTCGAGGACGGGGTCGTCACCTCCGAGAACTACTGCTCCTGGTCGGCACGCATCATCGCGATCGACTGAGCCGGACGCCTCCCGCGACGTTCACGGCGACGGCGTCGATCCTGTCGCCCACCCGTGA
- a CDS encoding mechanosensitive ion channel family protein, whose translation MEDAFQDGSAWWVIALAIGVPVLLVLLTESLAALSRRNSPLAGPVRLLRNWVLPAGALFALLAFAVQSPADQVWVRVVATVFGFLVILLVLSSFNVALFANATPGSWRERIPTIFVEIARLALVVVGLALLFSWVWGADVGGLLTALGVGSIVIGLALQNAVGGVISGLLLLFEQPFKIGDWLDIGSVRGRVVEVNWRAVHIDTGSGIQIVPNSSLSGASFTNLSEPPGPYSAHASITFSTDDPPHEVMALLVEVADALPMRLPGVRARAEYSGAAAFSVSIPVSGPSEAARTLSMYLAWLWYAARRHGFALDGDDTDPVTAPERLAAAVQTVAPTLHLRDEDREQVLASAHLERYGAGEVVLPAGVVPNQVLIVVSGSATLAVEVDGGRIDVGRAEPGELVGQTALTRERTQAVTVAAEVLTVLVLPLHTVDALIRTRPRLAAEIGESLELKRKIAEEALGASGIPARSIRSA comes from the coding sequence ATGGAGGATGCGTTCCAGGACGGGTCGGCATGGTGGGTCATCGCTCTCGCGATCGGCGTGCCCGTCCTGCTCGTGCTGCTCACCGAGTCTCTTGCAGCCCTGAGCCGACGCAACAGCCCGCTCGCGGGGCCGGTCCGGCTGTTGCGAAACTGGGTCCTGCCCGCCGGCGCCCTGTTCGCACTGCTGGCGTTCGCGGTCCAGTCTCCGGCGGACCAGGTGTGGGTGCGGGTCGTGGCGACCGTGTTCGGATTCCTCGTCATCCTGCTCGTGCTGTCGTCGTTCAACGTCGCGCTGTTCGCCAACGCGACCCCCGGCTCCTGGCGCGAGCGCATCCCGACGATCTTCGTCGAGATCGCCCGCCTCGCACTGGTTGTCGTCGGCCTGGCGCTGCTGTTCTCGTGGGTGTGGGGAGCCGACGTCGGCGGCCTCCTCACAGCCCTCGGTGTGGGGTCGATCGTCATCGGCCTCGCGCTCCAGAACGCCGTCGGCGGCGTCATCTCCGGCCTCCTTCTGCTGTTCGAGCAGCCCTTCAAGATCGGGGACTGGCTCGACATCGGCAGCGTCAGGGGACGCGTCGTCGAGGTGAACTGGCGCGCCGTGCACATCGACACCGGATCCGGGATCCAGATCGTTCCGAACTCCTCCCTGTCCGGAGCCTCGTTCACGAATCTGTCGGAGCCGCCCGGACCCTACTCGGCGCACGCATCGATCACGTTCTCGACGGACGACCCGCCCCACGAGGTCATGGCACTGCTGGTCGAGGTCGCGGATGCCTTGCCGATGCGGCTCCCGGGCGTGCGCGCCCGTGCCGAGTACAGCGGCGCCGCCGCGTTCAGCGTGTCGATACCCGTGTCCGGCCCTTCCGAGGCAGCACGCACATTGTCGATGTACCTCGCCTGGCTCTGGTACGCCGCACGTCGGCATGGATTCGCCCTCGACGGCGATGACACGGATCCCGTCACGGCGCCGGAACGCCTGGCCGCCGCGGTCCAGACGGTGGCGCCGACCCTGCACCTGCGCGACGAGGACCGCGAGCAGGTGCTGGCGTCCGCGCACCTGGAGCGCTACGGCGCCGGCGAGGTGGTGCTGCCCGCAGGGGTCGTTCCGAACCAGGTGCTGATCGTCGTCTCGGGCAGCGCCACCCTCGCCGTGGAGGTCGACGGAGGCAGGATCGATGTCGGGCGTGCTGAACCGGGAGAGCTCGTCGGCCAGACCGCGCTGACTCGTGAGCGCACCCAGGCGGTCACGGTCGCGGCCGAGGTCCTCACCGTTCTCGTTCTCCCGCTCCACACCGTCGATGCGCTGATCCGCACCCGACCGCGGCTCGCGGCCGAGATCGGTGAGTCGCTCGAGTTGAAGCGGAAGATCGCCGAGGAGGCGCTCGGCGCATCGGGAATTCCAGCAAGGAGCATTCGATCCGCATAG
- a CDS encoding adenylate/guanylate cyclase domain-containing protein, whose protein sequence is MDLTVLPLAAALPGHDRLCVTDGSGATFCVGEAPSRGNAPVDHDGARRGATVSEALNTESAKGQVSARSRSRRGGLSIQSKLLIMLLGVSLVSSVIVGALGFVNGRQSLHDSAVDQLITIRSMRAAEVTTQIEAIRRDASLQSRNLSAQTMSTTLNQAFDELQDREVTSDQSARLEAYYADTFIPELEARSGTEFGDSAFIPESPAGQYLQSQYTTRNLDFDADYDTLLTLNDSGDGTSYSAAAGRYGDYFERLVTEAGYEDALLLNLDGDVVYSAYKGVELGTNVDTGPYGETALAQAYRDAIATNSVGTIILTDFERWIPSLNMPTMWAISPIGNDAGITGALAVQVSLDAINDLMTGGEQWNDQGLGDTGEVYLVGRDDLMRSTSRSLVESPDTFAQLAIEGGIAPSIAERVVEVGGTVLLLPVDTFAVGEAQAGRSGTIVGSGYLGRPSVTAYAPLELEGLDWVIIARIDSAEAFAPVTDFTRTVLLSLLGILLAVSLLSLLLAQVFTRPIHRLVGAVHRVAEGDLDVKVPQGSRDEFGDLGSAFNDMASSLRIKQQLIDEQQAENEKLLLTLMPESVAARYKQGDEAITEAHENVSVVFAELVGFDEYARGLTGEEEIGQLNTLMRGFDEAAAKAGVEKVRTLRGGYLASSGMVVPRVDNVRRSVDFAQQLLGVLERFNAQNGTSIALRAGVDTGTVTSGLVGRASLAYDLWGDAVNLAYRVRSVTGQPGIYVSQTVHDRTQEMVNYVEAGTVEIRGKTETVWRVS, encoded by the coding sequence ATGGATCTGACCGTGTTACCCCTTGCCGCGGCCTTACCGGGCCACGATAGGTTGTGTGTCACAGACGGGAGTGGGGCGACCTTCTGCGTGGGGGAAGCGCCGAGTCGGGGAAATGCGCCGGTCGACCATGACGGTGCGAGACGGGGGGCAACGGTGTCGGAAGCGTTGAATACGGAATCGGCAAAGGGGCAAGTCTCGGCGAGATCGCGTTCTCGGCGCGGTGGACTGAGTATCCAGTCCAAACTCCTCATCATGCTGCTGGGGGTGAGTCTGGTCTCCTCGGTCATCGTCGGAGCCCTCGGGTTCGTCAACGGCCGCCAGTCGCTGCACGACTCGGCTGTCGACCAGTTGATCACCATCCGCTCGATGCGTGCCGCCGAGGTCACCACCCAGATCGAGGCCATCCGCCGGGATGCGTCGCTGCAGTCTCGCAATCTGAGCGCGCAGACGATGTCCACGACGCTCAACCAGGCCTTCGACGAGCTCCAGGACCGGGAGGTCACCTCCGACCAGAGTGCGCGACTCGAGGCGTATTACGCCGACACGTTCATCCCGGAACTGGAAGCGCGGTCAGGGACCGAGTTCGGCGATTCGGCGTTCATCCCGGAGTCGCCCGCCGGTCAGTACCTGCAGTCCCAGTACACGACGCGCAATCTGGACTTCGATGCCGACTATGACACGCTGCTCACGCTCAACGACTCCGGAGACGGCACGTCGTACTCGGCCGCTGCCGGCCGGTACGGGGACTATTTCGAGCGGCTGGTCACGGAGGCGGGATACGAGGATGCGCTGCTGCTGAATCTCGACGGTGACGTCGTGTACTCGGCCTACAAGGGAGTCGAGCTCGGTACGAATGTCGACACGGGGCCATACGGAGAGACGGCCCTCGCGCAGGCCTATCGGGACGCGATCGCCACGAACTCCGTCGGAACGATCATCCTCACCGACTTCGAACGCTGGATCCCGTCGCTGAACATGCCGACGATGTGGGCGATCTCGCCGATCGGCAACGACGCGGGAATCACCGGCGCCCTCGCCGTGCAGGTTTCGCTGGACGCGATCAACGACCTGATGACCGGCGGGGAGCAGTGGAACGATCAGGGGCTCGGTGACACCGGCGAGGTCTACCTGGTCGGACGGGACGACCTCATGCGCTCCACGTCGAGATCGCTCGTCGAGAGTCCTGACACGTTCGCGCAACTGGCGATCGAGGGTGGCATCGCCCCGAGCATCGCCGAGCGGGTCGTGGAGGTCGGAGGCACGGTGCTCCTCCTTCCGGTCGACACGTTCGCGGTCGGGGAGGCGCAGGCCGGTCGAAGCGGCACGATCGTGGGGTCGGGCTACCTCGGTCGGCCGAGCGTCACCGCGTACGCGCCGTTGGAGCTCGAAGGGCTGGACTGGGTGATCATCGCGCGGATCGACTCGGCGGAGGCCTTCGCCCCGGTCACCGACTTCACCCGCACCGTGCTGCTGTCATTGTTGGGCATTCTCCTCGCCGTCTCCCTCCTCTCGCTCCTTCTCGCGCAGGTGTTCACGCGCCCGATCCACCGTCTCGTCGGTGCCGTCCACCGAGTCGCCGAAGGGGATCTCGACGTCAAGGTCCCACAGGGCTCTCGCGACGAGTTCGGAGACCTGGGCAGCGCATTCAACGACATGGCGTCCAGTCTGCGCATCAAGCAGCAACTCATCGACGAGCAGCAGGCTGAGAACGAGAAGCTCCTGTTGACCTTGATGCCGGAGAGCGTCGCAGCACGCTACAAACAGGGCGATGAGGCCATCACAGAAGCCCATGAGAACGTGTCCGTGGTCTTCGCCGAACTGGTGGGCTTCGACGAATACGCGCGTGGGCTCACGGGTGAGGAGGAGATCGGTCAGCTCAACACCCTCATGCGCGGGTTCGACGAAGCGGCCGCCAAGGCCGGGGTCGAGAAGGTCCGCACTCTGCGCGGCGGCTATCTTGCCTCGTCCGGGATGGTCGTTCCACGCGTCGACAACGTGCGCCGAAGCGTCGATTTCGCGCAGCAGCTCCTGGGCGTCCTGGAGCGCTTCAACGCCCAGAACGGCACCTCGATAGCCCTGCGTGCCGGTGTCGACACCGGCACCGTCACGAGCGGGCTCGTCGGCCGTGCCAGCCTTGCCTACGACCTGTGGGGGGATGCCGTGAACCTCGCGTACCGCGTCCGCTCGGTCACCGGCCAGCCGGGCATCTACGTCAGTCAGACCGTCCATGACCGGACCCAGGAGATGGTCAACTACGTCGAGGCCGGAACGGTCGAGATCCGTGGGAAGACCGAGACCGTCTGGCGGGTGAGCTGA